A single genomic interval of Pyrobaculum arsenaticum DSM 13514 harbors:
- a CDS encoding MBL fold metallo-hydrolase, whose product MELKRGVKLLRGSPNTLIVDKYVVDPGQPAERAGEIVAAAGPRPVVLLTHFHADHLAAVPEGAVVYAPWGEELFVQSTRARLFFTHGVYTEGAIYKGRDLDVAGVVKPGDKIGPFEVVPLPGHTFGHVGYFVDGVLYAGDALFGEKVLEKYGVPYLMDVDMFLSSLDKIEALEPEVLVFGHGPVAGSRKRIRELVDANRSSVERAVRLVESALPADLTTLAIKVLKEAGGERGWENVLLTMTTVRAVLSKLSREGRVYLDEAGSWTKNYNDR is encoded by the coding sequence ATGGAGCTGAAGAGAGGGGTTAAGCTGTTGAGGGGTTCCCCCAACACGCTTATAGTTGATAAATATGTTGTCGACCCGGGGCAACCGGCCGAGAGGGCCGGGGAAATTGTAGCCGCAGCAGGGCCCAGACCTGTGGTTTTGCTGACGCACTTCCACGCCGACCACCTCGCGGCGGTGCCTGAAGGAGCCGTTGTCTACGCCCCTTGGGGGGAGGAGCTGTTTGTACAAAGTACAAGGGCCCGCCTATTTTTCACTCATGGCGTCTACACCGAGGGCGCTATCTACAAGGGCCGCGATCTAGACGTGGCTGGGGTGGTGAAGCCCGGTGACAAGATAGGCCCCTTCGAGGTGGTGCCTCTTCCTGGCCACACCTTTGGCCATGTTGGTTATTTCGTTGACGGGGTGCTCTACGCGGGGGATGCCCTCTTCGGCGAGAAGGTGCTGGAGAAGTACGGCGTGCCGTATCTCATGGATGTTGACATGTTCCTCTCGTCTCTTGACAAGATCGAGGCGCTGGAGCCTGAGGTGTTGGTGTTTGGCCACGGCCCAGTGGCTGGAAGCAGGAAGAGGATTAGGGAATTAGTGGATGCCAATAGGTCGTCGGTGGAGCGGGCTGTCAGGTTGGTGGAGTCTGCGTTGCCGGCTGATTTAACTACGCTGGCTATCAAGGTTTTAAAAGAGGCTGGAGGCGAGCGTGGTTGGGAGAATGTGTTGCTCACCATGACGACGGTACGTGCTGTTCTCTCTAAACTTTCTAGGGAGGGCCGCGTTTACTTAGATGAGGCTGGCTCCTGGACTAAGAATTATAATGATAGATAA
- the ppdK gene encoding pyruvate, phosphate dikinase has product MVKYVFSFKEADYRNKKLFGGKGASLIQMTQLGLRVPPGFIITTEACKKFYEPRRSETAELEAILLKNPPPEVRDEVLKKLHGIIDSLDLPDEIWSQAVEYMKRLEAEAGRRFGDPENPLLVSVRSGAAVSMPGMMDTVLNLGLNDETVKGLAKQTGNEWFAYDAYRRFLQMFGKIVLGIDEKLFSTTWEEIKKKYGVKDDPDVPLEGLKEAVERFKEIIRKERGGFPQDPWEQLKLAIKAVFRSWMSPRAIFYRIIEKITPDIADCTAVNVVTMVFGNVGWDSGTGVVFSRDVATGENKLYGEFLPVAQGEDVVAGIRTPMDIEEFRKRFPHLYEELYQGVKLLEKVNKDVQDVEFTVERGKLFFLQARNAKMTALARVKTAVDMAKEGIITKEEALLYVSPDHVLQLLYPRIDPKAKAKPVAQGLPASPGAVSGQVVFHPDDAVRWAAQGKRVILVRVETKPDDVHGFYAAVGVLTSRGGMTSHAAVVARAIGKPAVVGAEAVEIDEEEKYFKVGGQLIREGDWITIDGHTGNIYIGVVPTIEAELIPELEELLKWADEYRRLGVRANADLPEDAAIARKFGAQGIGLLRIERMFRKPERLELLRSIILAETPEERRPYLEKLYKMLKADFKEVFKIMDGLPVVVRLIDPPLHEFLPKPEEVLEQVYQKKMRGEDASDVEKLYRRIKALQEANPMLGHRGVRVGVTHPDFYYYLNKAILEATAELKKEGYNPVVEIMIPQVSDVREIIYVKEKAILPAIRDVENSFGVKLDVKIGTMVETVRACLTIDEIAKHVDFISFGTNDLTQAVFSFSRDDAENKFIPQYLDLKILDANPFETIDVKGVGKLVDYAAATAKQVNPSVEVGVCGEHGGDPRSIHFFHKTKVDYVSASPFRVPLARLAAAQAAVLNRQNKHG; this is encoded by the coding sequence ATGGTCAAGTACGTTTTCAGCTTTAAAGAGGCTGATTACAGAAATAAGAAGCTTTTCGGGGGGAAGGGGGCAAGCCTTATCCAGATGACTCAGCTTGGTCTCAGAGTCCCGCCGGGGTTTATAATCACCACAGAGGCGTGTAAGAAGTTCTACGAGCCCAGGCGGTCAGAAACAGCAGAACTAGAGGCGATTCTACTTAAGAACCCGCCTCCCGAGGTGAGAGACGAGGTGTTGAAAAAACTTCACGGCATCATAGACAGCCTCGACCTCCCCGACGAGATTTGGTCTCAGGCTGTGGAGTATATGAAGCGGCTCGAGGCAGAGGCTGGGAGGAGGTTCGGCGACCCGGAAAACCCATTGCTTGTCTCTGTGAGGAGCGGCGCCGCCGTGTCAATGCCTGGGATGATGGACACAGTGCTCAATCTCGGCCTCAATGACGAGACGGTGAAAGGCCTAGCAAAGCAGACGGGGAATGAGTGGTTTGCATACGACGCGTATAGGCGGTTTTTGCAGATGTTCGGCAAGATCGTCTTGGGGATAGATGAAAAGCTTTTCTCGACGACGTGGGAGGAGATTAAGAAGAAGTACGGCGTGAAGGATGACCCGGATGTGCCGCTTGAGGGGCTTAAGGAGGCTGTGGAACGGTTCAAGGAAATTATTAGAAAGGAGCGCGGAGGCTTTCCGCAAGATCCGTGGGAGCAACTGAAACTCGCGATAAAGGCCGTGTTTAGGTCGTGGATGTCTCCACGCGCAATTTTCTACCGCATCATTGAGAAGATTACTCCTGACATAGCCGACTGCACCGCAGTCAACGTGGTGACTATGGTGTTCGGCAATGTGGGGTGGGACTCCGGCACGGGGGTGGTTTTCAGCAGAGACGTGGCGACTGGGGAAAACAAGCTGTACGGCGAATTCCTCCCAGTGGCCCAGGGAGAGGACGTAGTGGCTGGCATCAGGACGCCGATGGATATCGAGGAGTTTAGAAAGAGGTTCCCCCACCTCTACGAGGAGCTCTACCAGGGAGTTAAGTTGCTGGAGAAGGTGAATAAGGATGTGCAAGATGTGGAGTTCACAGTGGAGAGGGGGAAGCTATTCTTCTTGCAGGCGAGAAACGCGAAGATGACGGCCTTGGCTAGGGTGAAGACCGCAGTGGATATGGCAAAGGAGGGCATAATCACTAAGGAGGAGGCTTTGCTGTATGTGAGCCCCGACCACGTGCTACAGCTCCTCTACCCTCGGATTGATCCCAAGGCAAAGGCTAAGCCCGTGGCGCAGGGCCTGCCTGCTAGCCCGGGCGCGGTTTCTGGACAAGTGGTGTTCCACCCAGACGACGCTGTGCGCTGGGCAGCCCAGGGCAAGAGGGTGATACTCGTCAGGGTGGAGACTAAGCCGGACGACGTGCATGGGTTCTACGCCGCAGTGGGCGTTTTGACAAGCCGCGGGGGCATGACCAGCCACGCGGCTGTGGTGGCGCGTGCTATTGGCAAGCCAGCGGTGGTGGGGGCTGAGGCTGTGGAGATAGACGAGGAGGAGAAGTATTTCAAGGTTGGTGGGCAGTTGATTCGTGAAGGCGATTGGATTACGATAGATGGCCACACAGGCAATATCTATATCGGCGTGGTGCCCACGATCGAGGCCGAGCTCATACCTGAACTTGAGGAGCTTTTGAAATGGGCTGATGAGTACAGGCGTCTGGGGGTCAGGGCCAATGCAGATCTGCCTGAGGACGCTGCTATTGCGCGTAAATTCGGCGCACAAGGAATAGGGCTTCTCAGAATAGAGAGAATGTTCAGAAAGCCTGAGCGCCTCGAGTTGCTGAGGAGTATAATACTGGCGGAGACGCCCGAGGAGAGGAGGCCCTATTTGGAAAAACTGTACAAGATGCTGAAGGCGGATTTCAAGGAGGTGTTCAAGATTATGGATGGGCTACCCGTCGTGGTGAGGCTGATAGACCCGCCTTTGCACGAGTTCTTGCCTAAGCCCGAGGAGGTCTTGGAGCAGGTATACCAGAAGAAGATGCGCGGCGAGGACGCATCCGATGTGGAGAAGCTCTACCGGCGTATTAAGGCGTTGCAGGAGGCCAACCCCATGCTGGGTCACAGGGGGGTGAGGGTGGGGGTGACGCACCCAGACTTCTACTACTACTTAAACAAGGCCATCCTTGAAGCGACCGCTGAGCTGAAGAAGGAGGGGTACAACCCTGTAGTGGAAATTATGATACCGCAAGTATCCGATGTAAGGGAGATAATCTACGTAAAAGAGAAGGCAATCCTCCCTGCAATTAGAGATGTTGAGAATAGCTTCGGCGTTAAGTTAGATGTCAAGATTGGCACAATGGTGGAGACGGTTAGGGCTTGTCTAACAATTGACGAAATAGCTAAGCACGTAGATTTCATAAGCTTCGGGACAAACGACTTGACCCAGGCGGTTTTTAGCTTCAGCCGCGACGACGCTGAGAATAAGTTTATTCCGCAGTACCTAGATCTCAAGATACTAGACGCCAATCCGTTTGAGACTATTGACGTGAAGGGCGTAGGGAAGCTCGTGGACTACGCCGCGGCTACCGCTAAACAGGTGAACCCCTCCGTGGAGGTAGGCGTATGCGGAGAGCACGGAGGGGATCCGAGATCTATACACTTCTTCCACAAAACCAAGGTGGACTACGTCAGCGCGTCTCCGTTTAGAGTCCCTCTGGCGAGGCTGGCTGCAGCTCAGGCCGCTGTTTTAAATAGGCAAAATAAGCACGGTTAG
- a CDS encoding diphthine--ammonia ligase has protein sequence MKVCVLYTGGKDSHYALLKVLEAGHEVVCLATAAPIREDSYMFHSVNVRWSLLHGEAMGLPHHLLKVSGEKEVEVEELYRELMPLVTQYGVEGIVSGAVSSLYQKRRIDNVAKALGISHITPLWGRDHVELLREEVAKSRFVITATMALGLSEKHLCAVVDENMAEEIIALARRYGFSPVGEGGEYESYVVESPLFAIDIVAEPRWHPSGWGVCEIKEAKIRRGLRAGSSFPGKTRGNSMSAPR, from the coding sequence ATGAAAGTTTGCGTATTATACACCGGAGGAAAAGATAGCCACTACGCCTTGTTAAAAGTGCTAGAAGCAGGACACGAAGTTGTCTGCCTGGCGACTGCCGCACCGATAAGGGAGGATTCCTATATGTTCCACTCAGTGAATGTGCGGTGGAGTCTTCTACACGGCGAAGCCATGGGGTTGCCTCATCACTTATTGAAGGTCAGCGGCGAAAAAGAGGTTGAGGTGGAGGAGCTGTACCGAGAGCTCATGCCTCTTGTTACGCAGTATGGGGTGGAGGGGATAGTATCTGGCGCGGTCTCCTCCTTGTATCAAAAAAGGCGCATCGACAACGTGGCGAAAGCTCTGGGGATTAGCCACATAACGCCTCTGTGGGGACGCGACCACGTGGAGCTTCTGCGAGAGGAAGTTGCCAAGAGCCGCTTTGTTATAACTGCTACTATGGCGCTGGGGCTGTCGGAGAAGCATCTGTGCGCCGTTGTTGACGAAAATATGGCGGAGGAGATAATAGCCCTGGCAAGGCGCTACGGCTTTTCGCCAGTGGGAGAGGGAGGCGAGTACGAGAGCTACGTGGTGGAGAGTCCGCTGTTTGCGATTGACATAGTAGCCGAGCCCCGGTGGCACCCCAGCGGCTGGGGCGTATGTGAGATAAAAGAGGCTAAGATCCGCAGAGGGCTGAGGGCTGGTTCGAGTTTTCCGGGAAAAACTAGGGGGAACTCGATGTCAGCGCCGCGTTGA
- the map gene encoding type II methionyl aminopeptidase, with product MLRTLRLVGDVVHKALKYALDLAQPDTPVLELCEKVEALIRANDAKPAFPVNVSINNVAAHYTAKRGDALTIPKSGVVKIDVGAQREGYIVDAAVTVVVGPVFSNLQKAARSALESALAAAKPGVKAWQIGEAIEKAIKSYGFTPIFNLTGHKIERYLLHAGSVIPNYPDKTASQPLVPGDVYAIEPFVTNGEGYVVDGREITIYRLAKMRHKIYQPLIDIVNAEAGPLPFTPRWFPQLDETTITAALKAGVLHGYEVLVEKSGGFVAQFEDTIYVGENEVVPLAHTLDLI from the coding sequence ATGCTACGCACGTTGAGACTTGTGGGAGATGTTGTGCACAAGGCGTTGAAATACGCCTTGGATCTGGCGCAACCGGACACGCCTGTTTTGGAGCTCTGCGAGAAAGTAGAGGCCTTAATAAGGGCGAACGACGCCAAACCTGCCTTCCCCGTAAATGTAAGCATAAACAACGTTGCGGCCCACTACACAGCGAAGCGGGGTGATGCTCTCACAATACCGAAAAGCGGCGTCGTGAAAATCGACGTGGGAGCTCAAAGAGAGGGGTACATCGTTGATGCGGCGGTTACCGTAGTAGTAGGCCCAGTCTTCTCTAACCTCCAGAAGGCGGCAAGGTCGGCGCTTGAATCAGCGCTTGCCGCGGCCAAGCCCGGCGTGAAGGCTTGGCAGATAGGCGAGGCTATCGAAAAAGCCATAAAGAGCTACGGCTTCACGCCCATATTCAACCTCACAGGCCACAAAATAGAAAGATACCTCCTACATGCCGGTAGCGTTATACCGAACTACCCAGACAAAACAGCTTCGCAGCCGCTTGTACCCGGCGACGTCTACGCAATAGAGCCATTTGTCACAAACGGCGAAGGCTACGTAGTAGATGGGCGAGAAATAACCATATACCGCCTCGCCAAAATGAGGCACAAGATCTACCAACCGCTCATAGACATAGTCAACGCAGAGGCTGGCCCACTGCCTTTTACCCCCCGGTGGTTTCCCCAGCTAGACGAGACGACAATAACAGCCGCGCTCAAAGCCGGCGTCCTACACGGCTACGAGGTGTTGGTAGAAAAGAGCGGGGGCTTCGTGGCCCAGTTCGAAGACACCATATACGTAGGAGAAAACGAAGTAGTACCACTAGCACATACACTGGATTTAATATAA
- the ppcA gene encoding phosphoenolpyruvate carboxylase has translation MHIPRLMCTQHPDTTVKITTAEEVDEAIVAYTAYGCDEVMVDYEGKMTPYGQPKEIVMKAIRGDVPLGDEFYITVRLPNPKLEEFDRAMLSLEAALVANYFSRRYADAQAVRWVVLPMVEDFDTVILVRRMLRRKAEIYKSETGVDVGEVEVIPLIEDAFVQVKAKVIVGEVFKSEEAREVRVFLGKSDSAVRHGHLASALAIIYAMSKLKEFEAESGIRVRPILGMGSPPFRGALNNPRLAHLEVVQYAGYYTATIQSAVRYDTSLDEYVKVRESILNACCGTRGLVGEEVLPLIQEASAKYRSQAMKHVDKIAEVARLVPSTRDRVSWKEYGRSLLDGDRVVHMPRAIVYTSAWYAMGFPPTLIDAPLLLELAKSDKLDAVFKLLPTYKMELEYDYEFFDPQTARNYLSEELVYAAVELADYLGVEARPTPTYTALLKMPRSEPNIIALSKYRKFLG, from the coding sequence ATGCATATACCGCGTTTGATGTGTACACAGCATCCTGACACCACCGTTAAGATCACCACTGCAGAGGAGGTTGACGAGGCCATAGTGGCGTACACCGCGTATGGGTGCGATGAGGTGATGGTAGACTACGAGGGAAAGATGACGCCATATGGACAGCCCAAGGAGATTGTAATGAAGGCGATCAGGGGCGATGTGCCTCTTGGCGATGAGTTCTACATCACTGTGAGGCTTCCTAATCCCAAACTGGAGGAGTTTGATAGAGCGATGCTTTCGCTAGAGGCGGCTCTCGTGGCGAACTACTTCTCTAGGAGGTACGCCGACGCGCAGGCGGTGAGGTGGGTGGTGTTGCCCATGGTGGAGGATTTTGATACTGTGATACTGGTGAGGAGGATGCTGAGGCGCAAGGCCGAGATCTACAAGTCGGAGACAGGTGTTGACGTGGGGGAGGTGGAGGTGATCCCACTTATAGAAGACGCCTTTGTGCAGGTGAAGGCTAAGGTGATTGTCGGCGAGGTCTTCAAGAGCGAGGAGGCAAGGGAGGTGAGGGTCTTCTTAGGCAAGTCCGACTCGGCGGTGAGGCACGGCCACCTCGCGTCGGCGTTGGCTATAATCTACGCTATGTCGAAACTGAAGGAGTTCGAGGCAGAGTCAGGTATAAGGGTGCGGCCCATCTTAGGCATGGGATCACCGCCTTTTAGAGGCGCCTTAAACAACCCGAGGCTGGCCCACTTGGAGGTGGTGCAGTACGCGGGCTACTACACCGCCACGATACAGTCAGCAGTTAGGTACGACACGTCGCTAGACGAGTACGTAAAGGTCAGGGAGTCTATCCTCAACGCTTGTTGCGGCACGAGGGGCCTGGTGGGGGAGGAGGTGTTGCCGCTCATACAGGAAGCCTCCGCTAAGTACAGGTCACAAGCTATGAAGCACGTGGATAAAATAGCGGAGGTGGCCCGTCTCGTGCCAAGCACTAGGGATAGGGTTAGCTGGAAGGAGTACGGCAGATCCCTACTTGACGGAGACCGAGTAGTGCATATGCCCCGTGCCATTGTATACACGTCGGCGTGGTATGCCATGGGATTCCCGCCGACGCTCATTGATGCGCCGTTACTCTTGGAGCTGGCTAAGTCGGATAAGCTAGATGCGGTGTTTAAACTCCTTCCTACCTACAAGATGGAGCTGGAATACGACTACGAGTTTTTCGACCCACAGACAGCGAGGAACTACCTAAGTGAGGAGCTCGTATACGCCGCGGTGGAACTCGCCGACTATCTCGGCGTAGAGGCAAGGCCCACCCCCACTTACACCGCGTTGTTGAAGATGCCTAGAAGCGAGCCTAACATAATTGCACTGAGCAAATATCGAAAATTCCTGGGATAA
- a CDS encoding M16 family metallopeptidase, with protein MPREVFRLRNGAVLVADRFVASTAAVVVAVGVGSLYEEAGKRGVTHLLEHMLFRLPGFDVDEAVESLGGTNNAYTQRDALFIAFEGISESAAGLAELAYRLYSNEKYAEEDLKKEKDAVLSELRQTREDPSERAGELALRALFGDSDWGAPVGGTPETVEELTLADLLEHKRAWFTPGNTVVVLSGGFGKDAVDMTANLFGKLEGRAPSKKTPSKGRGPRLIEERRDVDGVYYSLAVEVAAGDAAAAHILLYGASFHLEAGTKSILFNLVRNSGVAYSYYVDYDAVGDTAYLAVVVESARSLEEARRAVEEALKPRSPPGYRLRFFEYLWRSSWRSPLNRALTLAEYVIKGGDPLRLEQAIEDAVKAGTAWLEGRLVQRGEAAVVPG; from the coding sequence GTGCCTCGTGAGGTGTTCCGCCTAAGAAATGGGGCTGTGCTGGTGGCCGACCGCTTCGTGGCGTCTACGGCGGCTGTGGTGGTGGCGGTTGGGGTGGGCTCCCTGTACGAGGAGGCGGGAAAGAGGGGGGTTACCCACCTTTTGGAGCATATGTTATTCAGGTTGCCGGGGTTTGACGTGGATGAGGCTGTGGAGTCGCTTGGGGGGACTAACAACGCCTACACCCAAAGAGATGCCCTTTTTATCGCCTTTGAGGGGATTTCCGAATCGGCCGCCGGGCTGGCGGAGTTGGCGTATAGGCTGTACTCTAACGAGAAATACGCAGAGGAGGACTTGAAGAAGGAGAAGGACGCGGTTCTGTCGGAGCTGAGGCAGACGCGGGAGGACCCGTCGGAGAGGGCTGGGGAGCTGGCGCTGAGGGCTCTTTTCGGCGACAGCGACTGGGGGGCACCGGTGGGGGGCACGCCGGAGACTGTGGAGGAGTTGACCCTCGCCGACTTGCTGGAGCACAAGAGGGCATGGTTCACGCCGGGTAACACAGTGGTTGTCCTCTCCGGCGGCTTTGGGAAAGACGCCGTGGATATGACGGCAAACCTCTTCGGTAAGCTGGAGGGGCGGGCGCCCAGCAAGAAGACGCCGTCTAAGGGGCGGGGGCCTCGCCTTATAGAAGAGCGGCGTGACGTCGACGGGGTGTACTACTCCTTGGCCGTAGAGGTGGCGGCAGGCGATGCCGCGGCGGCGCACATCCTCCTATACGGCGCCTCGTTCCACCTAGAGGCTGGCACCAAGTCTATTCTTTTCAACTTGGTGAGGAACAGCGGCGTTGCCTACTCCTACTATGTGGACTACGACGCCGTCGGCGACACGGCGTATTTGGCCGTGGTGGTGGAGTCTGCGAGGTCGCTGGAGGAGGCGAGGAGGGCAGTGGAGGAAGCGCTTAAGCCCAGGTCTCCGCCAGGGTATAGGCTTAGGTTTTTTGAATACCTCTGGCGTTCCTCGTGGCGAAGTCCCCTCAACCGGGCGCTGACCCTCGCCGAGTATGTCATCAAGGGGGGCGACCCCCTCCGCCTGGAGCAGGCCATTGAAGACGCGGTAAAGGCCGGCACCGCCTGGCTTGAGGGCAGATTAGTCCAGCGGGGAGAGGCGGCAGTGGTTCCCGGCTAG
- a CDS encoding type II toxin-antitoxin system VapC family toxin, translating to MPVEYLVDASALYALVAHYDKWIRHRDRLAILHLTIYEAGNALWKEARLGRVDWAAAARHLKKVLSSLKVLDDPPLNEVLGVAVKRGLTFYDASYAYVAESSGLVLVTQDQELLAKTRNAIDVVTFLKRLV from the coding sequence ATGCCCGTTGAGTACTTGGTGGACGCGTCGGCGCTGTACGCCCTAGTGGCGCACTACGATAAGTGGATCAGGCATAGGGATAGGCTGGCTATCTTGCACTTGACTATATACGAGGCGGGCAACGCGTTGTGGAAAGAGGCGAGGCTGGGGAGGGTTGACTGGGCCGCCGCGGCTAGGCATCTGAAAAAGGTGTTATCGAGCCTCAAGGTGTTGGACGACCCGCCGTTGAACGAGGTTTTGGGGGTGGCGGTTAAGAGGGGGTTGACCTTCTACGACGCGAGCTACGCCTACGTGGCGGAGTCCTCCGGACTGGTTCTAGTGACTCAGGATCAGGAGCTGTTGGCTAAGACTAGAAACGCCATAGACGTCGTGACCTTCTTAAAGAGGCTTGTGTAG
- a CDS encoding type II toxin-antitoxin system CcdA family antitoxin: protein MSAVISVRVKRELKERARQLGINIREVVERALEEEIKRREEEELAKSLEELKRALSGISEREWVEAVREARDAR, encoded by the coding sequence ATGTCTGCGGTGATCAGCGTGAGGGTGAAGAGGGAGTTGAAGGAGAGGGCCAGGCAGCTGGGTATTAATATTAGGGAGGTTGTGGAGAGGGCGCTGGAGGAGGAGATCAAGAGGCGCGAAGAGGAGGAGCTGGCCAAGTCGCTTGAGGAGCTGAAGAGGGCGCTGTCGGGCATCTCCGAGAGGGAGTGGGTGGAGGCGGTGAGGGAGGCGCGGGATGCCCGTTGA
- a CDS encoding NAD+ synthase: MITLLDVINSVNYQEARREIEEFIAYYIQKAKVRGAVVGLSGGVDSCTTLALTAEALGPERVIALILPSKATPPQDVEDAIRVARQFGVRYEVIDITPILNAYKTTMSEYDDKDLVARGNLTARIRMSVLYYYANKRNMLVIGTGDKSELMLGYFTKHGDGGVDILPIGDLYKSQVRALARRMGLPEDIAGKPSSPRLWVGQMAESELGFTYAEADLVLYAWELGVPKSKIPRQTGVPPAVVRKILKRVEENAHKLSPPPIAKLIKSRLVTTTRSQSAARS, encoded by the coding sequence ATGATCACCTTACTAGACGTGATAAATTCGGTGAACTACCAAGAGGCCAGAAGAGAGATTGAGGAGTTCATAGCCTACTACATCCAGAAAGCCAAGGTCAGGGGTGCAGTCGTTGGGCTAAGCGGCGGAGTGGACTCGTGCACTACCCTGGCCTTAACGGCTGAGGCCTTGGGGCCGGAGCGGGTGATAGCCTTGATATTGCCCAGTAAGGCGACGCCCCCTCAAGACGTCGAGGACGCCATAAGAGTGGCCAGACAATTCGGCGTGCGATACGAAGTGATTGACATAACGCCGATCCTTAATGCGTACAAGACGACGATGTCCGAATACGATGATAAAGACCTCGTAGCTAGGGGGAACTTAACTGCGAGGATAAGGATGTCGGTTCTGTACTACTACGCAAATAAGCGTAACATGTTGGTGATAGGAACTGGCGATAAGAGCGAGCTAATGTTGGGTTATTTCACTAAACACGGAGACGGCGGGGTGGATATACTGCCAATAGGAGATCTCTACAAGTCTCAAGTAAGGGCCTTGGCTAGACGCATGGGGTTGCCCGAGGATATAGCCGGAAAGCCCTCCAGCCCAAGATTGTGGGTGGGACAAATGGCCGAGAGCGAGCTGGGCTTCACCTACGCCGAAGCCGATTTAGTGTTATACGCATGGGAACTCGGCGTACCGAAGTCCAAGATACCGAGGCAGACAGGCGTGCCGCCAGCCGTGGTGAGGAAGATCTTGAAGAGAGTAGAGGAGAACGCGCATAAGCTAAGCCCTCCGCCCATAGCCAAGCTCATTAAATCGAGGCTTGTTACAACCACAAGGAGCCAGAGCGCGGCGAGATCCTAG
- a CDS encoding P-II family nitrogen regulator, with protein MTLVMVKAVIREDKLMNVLAALIANGFTGATAYRVQGMGGEGGVASIRGSVRPVLVPRVVVEVVINEEQTEKVIRIITETARTGEVGDGRIFVIPISAAIRIRTGELLSA; from the coding sequence ATGACGTTGGTAATGGTGAAAGCGGTTATAAGAGAGGACAAACTAATGAATGTGCTAGCGGCGCTGATAGCCAACGGGTTTACGGGAGCGACGGCATACAGGGTACAGGGAATGGGGGGAGAGGGGGGCGTGGCCTCCATAAGAGGGTCGGTGCGCCCCGTGTTAGTTCCACGGGTCGTCGTGGAGGTGGTGATCAACGAGGAGCAGACAGAGAAGGTAATAAGGATCATAACAGAGACCGCAAGGACGGGCGAGGTGGGCGACGGGAGGATCTTCGTGATACCTATATCCGCCGCCATTAGGATCAGAACCGGCGAGCTCTTGAGCGCATGA